A single window of Debaryomyces hansenii CBS767 chromosome F complete sequence DNA harbors:
- a CDS encoding DEHA2F07788p (weakly similar to uniprot|P39523 Saccharomyces cerevisiae YMR124W Protein of unknown function) has product MDSEMASTATQKGKLRQRLLNSELDINVLNEQQQPKIPMQQQMAMEQGGGVYQQQYPQAYPQAYVANGAQSQPSFLNSYESLTNQGANEGVRKASLTSQSNMTMNKFFRRNKGDGGFDEETGADINDLTNGSNVSFDDISHIRDRGKYGVNGPHLDSTPFIPTIGGGIGSASGKSLNNIQYRKQMNHQKKMAYASNARAMSLAGSNPMQQTSDPRAMSLSSFGNGNGPRAMSLNSNGMMANGPRAMSLNNRMPMPPPGKGGYMPQNGPRTMSMRNNGAPFGNGPYMQPTGGPRAMSLTNGPPGPRAMSLTNGNPMNQQYTPRPHPQQMQQMQQLNPQQMQQMQHMQHMQQMQQMQQSNPQQYGGYQTMNPNARAMSLNGGNPMNDPRFNHAGQFSNSQQRQNMPHPMPNGPNPNMAPEPNQNYAQKSNDSLMNVLEEEDENNTNSPKENQVVSSNRRENNGDNTIDDDDVVYKFDEHDDAGSLSRKSTLKKSNSMKLRKLNLFNSETREQPDIQETSFDESPNESRRLSHSSQTLHNTGNDVSPSFNLRKARGARESMLNDASNEEDLAQLDERQEKFKSLGANAEYNGSIANSLNKDVFVTANDLISPSKVGKGDNNKKSPLLKNTGYEDINENEENYMKNDNDMLKRRGSPEPISNSTLPNDAHSNMLSKQPSIRSLVTNTAFDKFRESPRKSSKTLPELPASPTNSDYGTNATNTTNEDLNSEGSFSQPKQMLDETSNYSSLSSLVQSQNNANPTSFERANINAEPLASQQASDQSISSTPRDNNENSTPPTTHNSNISNTNYNDKAQTVDSNVAQVYPKTEGKDPSNERRMSAIRNMNTSDMLSSPIVDDNIFAPESARKERRSSKTFSLSNKSKNIFKRFSKSGKKSADEDESFTNDEVSFNSNRNSIHSYNQGGIQARKASSASIGQSRPEKPLKFTKEELGIMNCNSELLNDLQLVTTELASSIKRELEFANRLKNNSSSPLESSDELRSQLLGKARVISDLQDKLNKERSLRFICEEHALLAENGTSPSPLKLNYEKTELYKQLLIKNDLVNQLQDKIEESQMKQNPGDSNLLIKYNELLEENTDLKSKVIPDLENRIEASRNVSSLNNNKSLNLVNNCTDHDNANSRGDYDEDYYDDEYDQSREHIEISTLKNQREELREVVSKLSSSYNYELKLAQEKIKNLELKVQDMNSINNKLSQRLEPNRTISSGQNNHNNTSNSPLKILSNNKGGKLQGFAIVSPTKKLFDD; this is encoded by the coding sequence ATGGATAGCGAGATGGCTAGTACTGCTACTCAGAAAGGAAAACTAAGACAGCGGTTGTTGAATAGTGAGCTAGACATCAATGTGCTAAATGAACAACAACAGCCCAAAATTCCCATGCAGCAGCAGATGGCAATGGAGCAGGGAGGTGGGGTATATCAACAGCAATATCCACAAGCATATCCACAAGCATATGTGGCCAATGGAGCCCAGTCGCAACCATCGTTCCTTAATAGTTATGAATCGCTCACCAACCAAGGCGCCAACGAAGGAGTACGAAAGGCTTCGTTGACGTCGCAGTCGAACATGACGATGAACAAATTCTTTCGCCGTAATAAGGGAGATGGAGGGTTTGACGAGGAAACGGGTGCCGATATTAACGATCTTACCAACGGGTCGAATGTTTCATTCGATGACATTTCGCATATTAGGGATAGAGGGAAATACGGAGTGAATGGACCCCATTTGGATTCCACGCCGTTCATACCCACAATTGGAGGAGGTATCGGGTCGGCATCTGGAAAATCCCTCAATAATATCCAGTATAGAAAACAGATGAATcaccagaagaaaatgGCATATGCATCTAACGCGAGGGCGATGTCGTTGGCAGGTTCAAATCCAATGCAGCAAACTTCGGACCCGCGTGCAATGTCATTGAGCTCATTTGGTAATGGCAACGGACCTAGAGCAATGTCTTTGAACTCAAATGGAATGATGGCGAACGGGCCAAGGGCGATGTCTTTGAATAACCGTATGCCAATGCCACCTCCAGGAAAGGGTGGATACATGCCTCAAAATGGTCCAAGAACTATGTCTATGAGAAATAACGGGGCCCCATTCGGTAATGGCCCTTACATGCAACCTACTGGAGGACCAAGAGCTATGTCATTGACAAATGGGCCACCGGGACCTCGTGCAATGTCCTTGACTAATGGTAACCCTATGAATCAACAATATACTCCACGACCACACCCACAGCAGATGCAACAGATGCAACAACTAAATCCTCAACAAATGCAACAAATGCAACATATGCAACATATGCAACAAATGCAGCAAATGCAACAACTGAACCCACAGCAATATGGAGGTTATCAAACCATGAATCCAAACGCACGAGCGATGTCGTTAAATGGTGGAAATCCTATGAATGATCCAAGGTTTAATCATGCTGGTCAATTCAGTAACTCGCAACAAAGGCAGAACATGCCTCATCCGATGCCAAATGGTCCTAATCCAAATATGGCGCCTGAACCAAACCAGAATTATGCTCAAAAGTCGaatgattcattaatgaatgttctagaagaagaagatgaaaataatacaaaCTCACCAAAAGAGAACCAGGTAGTATCCTCTAACAGAAGAGAAAATAATGGTGATAATACTattgatgacgatgatgtGGTATACAAATTCGATGAGCATGATGACGCTGGTCTGCTTTCAAGAAAGTCAACATTAAAGAAGTCAAATTCTATGAAATTACgtaaattgaatttgttcAACAGTGAGACCCGCGAGCAACCTGATATTCAAGAAACATCGTTCGATGAATCACCAAATGAATCCAGAAGGCTTTCTCATTCCTCACAGACCTTACATAACACTGGTAATGACGTTTCTCCATCGTTCAACTTAAGGAAAGCTAGAGGTGCGCGGGAGTCTATGCTAAATGATGCatctaatgaagaagatttagcTCAACTAGATGAACGTCAAGAAAAGTTTAAATCACTTGGTGCTAATGCTGAATATAATGGCTCTATTgctaattcattaaataaggATGTGTTCGTTACGGCTAATGATTTAATCTCTCCATCCAAGGTAGGTAAAggtgataataataagaaaagcCCACTTTTAAAGAATACTGGTTATGAAGATATAAACGAGAATGAGgaaaattatatgaagaatgataatgatatgtTAAAGAGAAGGGGTTCTCCTGAACCGATCTCTAATTCGACGTTGCCTAATGATGCTCATTCAAACATGCTTTCTAAACAACCATCGATTAGATCGTTAGTCACTAATACAGCGTTTGATAAATTCAGGGAGTCTCCTAGAAAATCGAGTAAAACATTACCTGAGCTACCTGCCTCTCCAACAAATAGTGATTATGGCACCAATGCTACCAATACAACAAACGAAGATCTCAATCTGGAAGGATCTTTCAGCCAGCCTAAGCAAATGTTAGACGAAACCAGTAACTATAGTTCGCTATCTTCTCTTGTACAATCACAAAATAATGCTAACCCAACGTCGTTTGAAAGAGCAAATATTAATGCTGAACCTTTAGCATCACAGCAAGCCTCAGATCAAAGCATATCCAGTACTCCAAgggataataatgaaaactCAACTCCTCCTACAACacataattcaaatatatcaaacaccaattataatgataagGCTCAAACAGTTGACAGTAATGTTGCTCAAGTTTATCCTAAAACTGAAGGTAAGGATCCAAGTAATGAAAGACGTATGTCAGCCATAAGGAATATGAATACCTCAGATATGTTGAGCTCACCAATAGTTGATGACAACATATTTGCTCCTGAATCCGCTAGAAAAGAGAGAAGATCTTCGAAAACCTTTTCACTTAGTAATAAATCTAaaaacattttcaaaaggTTTTCCAAATCGGGCAAAAAGTCGgctgatgaagatgaaagcTTTACTAATGATGAAGTTTCCTTTAATCTGAACAGAAATTCGATCCATTCTTATAATCAAGGTGGTATTCAAGCCCGAAAAGCGTCATCAGCTTCAATTGGACAGTCAAGACCCGAGAAGCCTCTTAAATTTACTAAGGAAGAATTAGGTATCATGAATTGCAATAGCGAGTTATTGAATGACTTGCAATTAGTAACTACGGAGTTGGCATCTTCGATAAAACGTGAATTAGAATTTGCGAATAGGCTAAAGAATAATTCTAGCTCCCCTCTAGAAAGTAGTGACGAATTGCGAAGTCAGTTACTTGGAAAGGCGAGGGTAATCTCAGATTTGCAAGATAAGCTTAATAAAGAACGATCATTAAGATTTATATGTGAAGAACATGCATTATTAGCTGAAAATGGAACTTCACCAAGTcctttaaaattaaattatgaaaaaaCTGAATTGTATAAGCAATTGTTGATTAAAAATGACTTAGTTAATCAATTGCAAGATAAGATCGAAGAGTCACAAATGAAACAAAACCCTGGTGATagcaatttattaattaagtataatgaattgttGGAAGAGAATACAGATTTGAAATCGAAGGTTATACCGGACTTAGAGAATCGTATTGAAGCCTCAAGAAATGTTAGTAGTCTAAACAATAATAAGCTGTTGAATTTAGTTAACAATTGTACGGACCATGATAACGCGAATAGCCGTGGTGATTACGACGAAGATTACtatgatgatgaatatgatCAATCAAGAGAGcatattgaaatttctaccttgaagaatcaaagagaagaattgaGAGAGGTAGTCTCCAAGTTATCTTCGAGTTATaattatgaattaaaattagCTCAAGAAAAGatcaaaaatttagaattaaaGGTCCAAGACATGAATtctattaataataaattatctcAAAGATTAGAACCTAACCGTACCATTAGCAGCGGTCAAAACAACCATAATAATACTTCAAACTCGCCTTTAAAGATTCTTAGCAATAATAAAGGAGGAAAATTACAAGGTTTTGCAATTGTTTCTCCTACAAAGAAGTTATTTGACGATTAA
- a CDS encoding DEHA2F07876p (weakly similar to uniprot|P40517 Saccharomyces cerevisiae YIL063C YRB2 Ran-GTPase-binding protein involved in nuclear export), with amino-acid sequence MSNDTSNKRKLEEEDLSDNKKVRQESPDSVVDDLNYLKESIKQEIFKTFEDRFNRLENEIIQLKSTSKDDSGTLSERTANEGSVDTPPDEASLKVSSGVPKLHPLNPTVGELPKSNSNPFNEIKGFKSMESNEKSTDPKPSKHTFGGSSFKINTPMNSFVSNANPADTPTAPNTAQSSPQHVFGATSSFGSASAFDVAKSKKNVFEALPSKTTNEISKSPSAEISKSNSSSVTSSFGSGTFGGNTKFNNAFQNSLKKKSFLDDKANKDGKTEETADTGNTAKEKTPTTQQYKQVDLTPVGEIRTGEENEKSHFTSTAKIFELNLTKISDGWKERGLGRLHLNQSLDDPQKVRLVMRSQGLLRVVLNMKVTSDTKLIKGLEASLSPGKFVRWNSINDQGAPVQYLLKFPNQTIRDELIEKVENLKETFETESMSKGTESSSGVESKETKPNATGVKWL; translated from the coding sequence ATGTCAAATGATACCTCTAACAAGAGAAAGTTAGAGGAAGAAGATCTCAGCGACAACAAAAAAGTGAGACAGGAAAGTCCCGATTCTGTAGTTGAcgatttgaattatttgaaagagAGCATCAAgcaagaaatattcaagacGTTTGAAGACAGGTTTAATAGGTTAGAGAATGAAATCATACAATTGAAATCTACTTCTAAAGATGATTCTGGTACTTTATCTGAAAGGACTGCGAACGAGGGATCTGTCGATACGCCTCCTGATGAAGCCAGTCTTAAAGTTTCCTCAGGTGTACCTAAATTGCATCCTTTGAATCCTACAGTTGGTGAATTGCCCAAATCGAATTCAAATccatttaatgaaattaaggGTTTCAAATCGATGGAGAGTAATGAAAAATCTACCGACCCCAAACCATCTAAACATACTTTTGGGGGAAGCtcattcaaaatcaatacGCCCATGAATTCATTTGTGTCGAATGCCAATCCAGCCGATACTCCTACTGCTCCAAATACTGCTCAATCATCTCCTCAACATGTTTTTGGTGCCACAAGTTCATTTGGAAGCGCTTCTGCTTTTGACGTCGCAAAAAGCAAGAAGAATGTTTTCGAAGCTTTACCATCAAAGACTACAAACgagatttcaaaatctccTAGTGCTGAAATTTCCAAGAGCAATTCGTCATCAGTGACATCTTCTTTTGGCTCTGGTACATTTGGAGGCAACACAAAATTTAACAACGCATTTCAGAAttctttgaagaagaaatcatttttaGATGATAAAGCAAATAAGGATGGTAAAACTGAAGAAACAGCTGACACGGGAAACACCGCCAAAGAAAAGACTCCGACTACACAACAATATAAGCAGGTTGATTTGACTCCAGTTGGAGAAATCAGAACTGGagaagagaatgaaaaatcCCATTTCACATCCACAGCTAAAATATTCGAATTAAATTTAACTAAAATTTCCGACGGATGGAAAGAAAGAGGTTTAGGTAGGTTGCATTTGAATCAATCCCTTGATGACCCACAAAAAGTGAGATTGGTCATGAGATCTCAAGGATTGCTCAGAGTTGTCTTGAACATGAAAGTGACTTCCGATACTAAGTTGATCAAAGGTTTAGAAGCAAGCTTATCTCCAGGAAAATTTGTTAGATGGAATTCTATTAATGATCAAGGAGCGCCCGTGCAATATTTGCTTAAATTTCCTAACCAAACCATTAGAGACGAgttgattgaaaaagttgagaatttgaaagagaCTTTTGAAACAGAATCAATGTCAAAGGGTACTGAATCTAGTTCCGGTGTAGAATCGAAGGAAACAAAACCAAATGCTACAGGTGTGAAATGGTTATAG
- a CDS encoding DEHA2F07810p (no similarity), with translation MVSGHGHQGKLEQPNGCNIGQYLWKILEPYHLQVQLSLFSIHQLYQWRECKMRTPQ, from the coding sequence ATGGTACTGGGACACGGACACCAGGGAAAGCTTGAACAGCCCAATGGATGCAATATTGGACAATATTTATGGAAAATATTGGAACCTTACCATTTGCAAGTGCAATTGAGTCTTTTTTCGATCCACCAACTTTATCAATGGCGTGAGTGCAAGATGAGGACACCACAATAG
- a CDS encoding DEHA2F07744p (highly similar to uniprot|P23202 Saccharomyces cerevisiae YNL229C URE2 Nitrogen catabolite repression regulator that acts by inhibition of GLN3 transcription in good nitrogen source) → MTNNNSNSNNNQTISNLSAGLKSVNLADQQQNEVNLNLLQQQLQNEATTQQSQSRISQFFQNQPTEGYTLFSHRSAPNGFKVAIILSELNLPFNTIFLDFNNGEQRAPEFVTINPNARVPALIDHFNENTSIWESGAIILYLVSKYLKDNGECALWSDNLIEQSQISSWLFFQTSGHAPMIGQALHFRYFHSCPVPSAVERYTDEVRRVYGVIEMALAERREALIMDLDVENAAAYSAGTTPLSQSRYFDYPVWLVGDRATVADLSFVPWNNVVDRIGINLKVEFPEVYKWTKYMMRRPAVIRALRGD, encoded by the coding sequence atgaccaataataatagtaatagtaataataaccagacaatttctaatttatcGGCTGGTTTAAAATCAGTAAATCTTGCAGACCAACAGCAGAATGAGgtgaatttaaatttattacaaCAACAGTTACAGAATGAGGCCACTACGCAACAACTGCAATCCAGAATTAGTCAgttctttcaaaatcagCCAACAGAAGGATATACATTGTTTTCACATAGGTCTGCGCCTAATGGGTTTAAAGTTGCCATAATATTGTCGGAATTGAATCTACCATTTAATACTATCtttcttgatttcaataatggGGAACAGAGAGCACCAGAATTCGTGACGATTAATCCAAATGCAAGAGTCCCTGCGTTGATTGATcattttaatgaaaatacGTCTATTTGGGAGTCTGGTGCAATTATCTTGTATTTGGTATCTAAGTATTTAAAGGACAATGGAGAATGTGCGTTGTGGTCGGACAATTTAATTGAACAATCTCAGATTTCATCGTGGTTATTCTTCCAAACGTCTGGACATGCACCAATGATTGGACAAGCGCTACATTTCAGATACTTTCATTCTTGTCCAGTTCCAAGTGCCGTTGAAAGATACACCGATGAAGTGAGAAGAGTATATGGAGTCATTGAGATGGCATTAGctgaaagaagagaagCGTTAATTATGGATTTAGACGTTGAGAATGCGGCCGCTTATAGTGCTGGTACGACCCCTTTATCTCAGTCAAGATACTTTGATTATCCTGTTTGGTTAGTTGGTGATAGAGCTACTGTGGCAGATTTGTCTTTCGTGCCTTGGAATAATGTGGTTGACAGAATTGGCATCAATTTAAAGGTTGAGTTCCCAGAAGTTTACAAATGGACTAAGTATATGATGAGAAGACCAGCTGTTATCAGAGCGTTGCGTGGTGATTGA
- a CDS encoding DEHA2F07854p (weakly similar to uniprot|Q00916 Saccharomyces cerevisiae YIL061C SNP1 U1snRNP 70K protein), with amino-acid sequence MANETEKYPINIQKLFAVKPPLVYKTPLDYPAESRCTNHITSVSSFRNQWQQYVDDLVEAEKNQPPPIETIQQVQIREKGRKKQELQKSYQLQLNEWNDPELLQKNEQEFMKDPFKTVFISRLDYLLTELDISKNFSKYGVIESITIVRDKKSGKSRGYGFVVFERDEDAKGCIKELAPTGLKIPVENKPFTRTILVDMERGRLVRNWKPRRLGGGLGGRHYTRPSPTLSNNASAAASGRRLHLSSNPYQSTPSQPSHSSTRYAPRPSAPRPMVENRQPRPAAYGSYNSSVENNESVRDKYAKYSSNNDSNSSSYRSPRTSGQNRSIRSIRQRE; translated from the exons ATG GCTAACGAAACGGAGAAGTATCCGATAAATATCCAGAAGCTATTTGCAGTAAAACCACCCCTTGTGTATAAGACGCCGCTAGATTACCCCGCTGAATCAAGATGCACCAATCATATAACATCCGTAAGTTCATTTAGAAATCAATGGCAGCAATATGTGGATGATCTAGTTGAAGCAGAGAAAAACCAACCGCCACCGATAGAGACAATTCAACAGGTACAAATAAGGGAAAAGGGGCGTAAGAAACAGGAATTACAAAAATCATATCAACTACAATTGAACGAGTGGAACGACCCTGAGTTGTTACAGAAAAATGAACAGGAATTCATGAAGGATCCATTCAAGACGGTTTTTATTTCCAGATTGGACTATTTGTTGACAGAGTTGGACATATCAAAGAACTTTAGTAAGTATGGTGTCATTGAATCCATAACTATTGTAAGAGACAAGAAACTGGGTAAATCACGGGGCTATGGGTTTGTAGTTTTTGAACGAGACGAGGACGCCAAAGGTTGCATTAAGGAATTAGCCCCCACCGGGTTGAAAATCCCCGTCGAAAATAAACCTTTCACTAGAACTATACTCGTGGATATGGAAAGAGGTAGACTAGTAAGAAACTGGAAACCTAGAAGGTTAGGTGGAGGATTAGGGGGAAGACATTATACGAGACCAAGTCCTACTCTCTCCAATAATGCCTCAGCAGCAGCATCAGGTAGAAGATTGCATCTATCAAGCAATCCATACCAAAGCACCCCGCTGCAACCATCACACCTGTCTACAAGGTATGCTCCTAGGCCTAGCGCCCCTCGACCTATGGTTGAGAATAGACAGCCACGTCCAGCCGCGTATGGTTCTTACAATAGTCTGGTTGAAAACAACGAATCGGTTCGTGACAAATATGCTAAGTATTCGAGCAACAACGATTCAAACTCCTCTAGTTATCGCTCGCCTAGAACATCGGGCCAAAATAGGTCCATTAGAAGCATTCGACAACGAGAATGA
- a CDS encoding DEHA2F07766p (weakly similar to uniprot|Q12288 Saccharomyces cerevisiae YLR126C Hypothetical ORF), whose protein sequence is MAVEGDIRHVAVLVCDTPISGITEKFGDFGDNVVDLLQNAGNCQYPMVKYQVAFDSNEEASYQGDLRRVYERLTDQMMGGFVQGVIVSGSRSDSFAREVPWIEKLDEFLKYVFTLERFPVVGICFGHQMIAKLLGCKVGRNSPENGWECGTTTINLNTDILAIKDSPFLNVLKTDDSGAVIDHLNVVEFHQDIVYGLPPPAVFEKRKTNIMSIGSSNKCSIQGLITESGPLKILTFQGHPEFSTEEAKEFLKKNFEMGLLDKKLFEKCTYNTSILNNQGFLLGKVIGNFINLFNK, encoded by the coding sequence ATGGCAGTAGAAGGTGATATTAGGCACGTTGCAGTTCTTGTATGTGATACTCCCATTAGTGGGATCACTGAAAAGTTTGGCGATTTTGGTGATAATgttgttgatttattaCAAAACGCTGGAAACTGTCAATATCCCATGGTGAAATACCAGGTAGCTTTTGATTCTAATGAAGAAGCTAGTTATCAGGGGGATTTGAGGAGGGTTTACGAGAGATTAACGGACCAAATGATGGGAGGTTTTGTTCAGGGTGTTATTGTGAGCGGATCAAGAAGCGATTCGTTTGCACGGGAGGTTCCATGGATCGAGAAACTTGATGAATTTCTCAAATATGTTTTTACGTTGGAACGCTTCCCTGTAGTTGGTATCTGCTTTGGTCATCAAATGATAGCAAAACTCTTAGGCTGTAAGGTCGGTAGAAATTCACCAGAAAATGGTTGGGAATGTGGAACTACTACtatcaatttgaatacGGATATTTTGGCCATTAAGGACTCGCCATTTCTCAATGTGTTGAAAACAGATGATAGTGGAGCTGTTATTGATCACTTGAATGTAGTTGAGTTTCATCAAGATATTGTTTATGGATTGCCACCACCAGCAGTCTTCGAGAAAAGAAAGACCAATATTATGTCTATTGGTTCGTCCAACAAATGTTCAATTCAAGGGTTAATAACTGAATCTGGCccattgaagatattgacTTTTCAAGGTCACCCAGAATTTAGTACTGAAGAGGCtaaagaatttttgaaaaagaattttgaaatggGTTTACTTGACAAAAAGCTTTTTGAGAAATGTACCTATAATACGAGCatattaaataatcaagGCTTTTTGCTTGGAAAAGTTATTGGtaacttcatcaatttattcaataaatag
- a CDS encoding DEHA2F07832p (weakly similar to uniprot|Q12091 Saccharomyces cerevisiae YPL170W DAP1 Heme-binding protein involved in regulation of cytochrome P450 protein Erg11p): protein MSSLDTSHQHGVSEKTPNEFEKLNNGINIKMLPIYTRSQLSLYNGIDKPEVYVAIKGYIYDVSNNVSNYGPGRPYHKLVGKDVSRLLGLNQLQLKRTGDPYAPEKDNAWYTGDFTDKENSIVDKWVLFFRKRYTIVGVVVDHEVGT, encoded by the coding sequence ATGTCTTCGTTGGATACAAGCCATCAACATGGAGTCTCGGAAAAGACTCCCAAcgaatttgaaaaacttAACAACGgcataaatataaagatgTTACCAATTTACACCAGATCCCAGCTATCGCTCTATAACGGAATAGACAAGCCAGAAGTATATGTTGCAATTAAGGGATACATTTATGACGTTTCCAATAACGTTTCCAATTACGGGCCAGGAAGGCCGTACCATAAGCTTGTGGGAAAGGACGTTTCGAGGTTACTAGGCTTGAACCAATTGCAATTGAAGCGTACAGGCGACCCATACGCCCCGGAGAAGGATAATGCTTGGTACACAGGCGATTTCACCGATAAGGAGAACCTGATTGTGGACAAATGGGTGTTGTTCTTTCGCAAGAGATATACAATAGTTGGAGTTGTAGTGGACCACGAAGTCGGAACCTGA
- a CDS encoding DEHA2F07722p (similar to uniprot|P38693 Saccharomyces cerevisiae YHR215W PHO12 One of three repressible acid phosphatases a glycoprotein that is transported to the cell surface by the secretory pathway): protein MVSISKLLNNGLILAGQSIYQSVATPQQASVEQYDILRYLGGKAPYIQHPGFGIPTDVPDQCTIEQVQLLSRHGERYPSKNVGKALEKINEKFKGYNGTFKGELSFLNDYTYFVEDKDNYEKETTPSNSEGPFSGADNALRHGTTFRSKYNEIYNPDKPLPVFAANYDRVALTAQYFARGFLGQDYDESNVEYVLIDEDGELGANSLTPRYGCKKFESDPHTDYVDGFSDQYLKDALTRFQKSNPNLDLDTDDVNSLFDWCAYELNVKGYSPFCNLFSNTEFIKNSYSLDLENYYSNGPGNNMTRTIGAPLIRASLALLKDNETEHKIFLSFSHDTDLEITLEALGLLGIADGEQLPNDHIPFPHTYVHSTIVPQGARIYTEKIKCDGEIYVRYVLNDAVYPLPTCSDGPGFSCKLTDFENYVNDRLDNLDYATQCGAEDIPNNVTFYWDYTEKNYTNISGDN, encoded by the coding sequence ATGGTATCGATTTCCAAACTACTTAACAATGGCTTAATTTTAGCCGGTCAATCTATTTATCAAAGTGTTGCGACTCCCCAACAGGCTTCGGTTGAACAATACGATATTCTCCGGTACCTAGGCGGAAAGGCCCCATATATTCAACACCCAGGGTTCGGTATTCCAACTGATGTCCCAGATCAATGTACAATAGAACAGGTTCAACTTTTGTCAAGACATGGAGAGCGTTATCCATCCAAAAATGTCGGTAAAGCTTTAGAAAAAATCAACGAAAAGTTCAAAGGTTACAATGGTACTTTTAAAGGTGAATTATCGTTTTTGAACGATTACACTTATTTTGTGGAGGATAAAGATAATTATGAAAAAGAGACGACGCCCTCAAATTCAGAGGGACCATTCAGCGGTGCTGATAATGCATTGAGACATGGAACCACGTTTAGAAGTAAATACAACGAGATATATAATCCTGATAAACCATTACCAGTTTTCGCTGCTAATTACGATAGAGTTGCTTTGACTGCACAATATTTTGCAAGAGGTTTCTTAGGGCAAGACTATGATGAAAGCAATGTTGAATATGTGTTAATAGATGAGGATGGTGAATTGGGTGCTAATTCGTTAACCCCTAGATATGGAtgcaaaaaatttgaatctGATCCCCACACTGATTATGTTGATGGATTTTCTGATCAATACTTGAAAGATGCATTAACtagatttcaaaaatcGAATCCTAATTTAGACTTGGATACGGATGATGTAAACAGCTTATTTGACTGGTGTGCATATGAACTTAATGTCAAGGGCTATTCTccattttgcaatttgttCTCCAATActgaatttattaagaattCTTATTCATTAGACCTCgagaattattattcaaatggGCCAGGAAATAACATGACCAGAACAATTGGTGCACCCCTTATTCGTGCTTCCTTAGCTCTCTTAAAGGACAATGAAACAGAGcataaaatttttcttaGCTTCAGTCATGACACTGATTTAGAAATCACCTTAGAGGCCCTAGGTCTTCTTGGAATTGCAGATGGAGAACAATTACCTAATGATCACATACCTTTTCCCCATACTTATGTTCATTCCACTATTGTTCCACAAGGTGCTCGTATTTATActgaaaaaataaaatgtGATGGTGAAATTTATGTGAGATATGTTCTCAATGATGCTGTTTACCCACTCCCTACCTGTTCTGATGGACCAGGTTTTTCTTGTAAGTTAACtgactttgaaaattacgTAAATGATAGATTAGATAACCTTGATTATGCTACACAGTGTGGAGCTGAAGACATTCCTAATAATGTTACTTTTTATTGGGACTATACCGAAAAgaattatacaaatatttccGGTGACAATTAG